A region from the Vulpes lagopus strain Blue_001 chromosome 5, ASM1834538v1, whole genome shotgun sequence genome encodes:
- the PHETA2 gene encoding sesquipedalian-2, translated as MKLNERSVAHYALSDSPADHTGFLRTWGGAGTPPTPSGAGRRCWFVLKGNLLFSFESRESRAPLSLVVLEGCTVELAEAPVSEEFAFAIRFEAPGVRPHLLAADGPAAQEAWVKALSRASFGYMRLVVRELESQLRDARHSLALRRHSSWKAGPGHQKPQAPERPSPGPENGHPISKDCQPEDLVEERGSRPAGRGLAEWQGPAGLFLGRRQSPSLPETSYFSMLHNWYGQEILELRQRWLQRAWASRLERENRDGH; from the coding sequence ATGAAGCTGAACGAGAGGAGTGTGGCCCACTACGCACTGAGCGACTCCCCGGCAGACCACACGGGCTTCCTGCGCACTTGGGGGGGTGCAGGGACTCCGCCGACCCCCAGTGGCGCTGGCCGAAGGTGCTGGTTTGTCCTCAAAGGCAACCTGCTGTTCTCCTTTGAGAGTAGGGAGAGCCGGGCCCCGCTGAGCCTGGTGGTGCTGGAGGGCTGCACAGTGGAGCTGGCCGAGGCTCCCGTGTCTGAGGAGTTCGCCTTCGCCATCCGCTTCGAGGCCCCTGGCGTGCGCCCACACCTGCTGGCGGCAGATGGGCCAGCggcccaggaggcctgggtgAAGGCATTGTCCAGGGCGAGCTTCGGCTACATGCGCCTGGTGGTGCGTGAGCTGGAGAGCCAACTGCGCGACGCCCGCCACAGCCTGGCCTTGCGTCGCCACTCATCCTGGAAGGCTGGTCCTGGCCACCAAAAGCCCCAGGCTCCTGAGCGCCCATCTCCGGGCCCAGAAAACGGCCACCCCATCTCCAAGGATTGCCAGCCCGAGGACCTGGTTGAAGAAAGGGGCAGCAGGCCAGCCGGCCGGGGCTTGGCCGAGTGGCAGGGCCCTGCCGGCCTCTTCCTGGGCAGGCGGCAGAGCCCCTCGCTCCCTGAGACCTCCTACTTCTCGATGCTGCACAACTGGTATGGCCAGGAGATCCTGGAGCTGAGGCAGAGGTGGCTGCAGAGGGCCTGGGCCAGCCGGCTGGAGCGCGAGAATCGGGATGGGCACTGA
- the NAGA gene encoding alpha-N-acetylgalactosaminidase, whose translation MLLKTVVLLALVAQVLVLENGLLRKPPMGWLAWERFRCNTDCDEDPKNCISERLFLEMADHLAQDGWRDLGYTYLNIDDCWIGGRDAKGHLIPDPKRFPNGIAFLADYAHSLGLKLGIYEDMGNFTCMGYPGTTLDKVIQDAQTFAEWKVDMLKLDGCFSTPEERAKGYPMMAAALNATGRPIAFSCSWPAYEGGLPPKVNYTLLTEICNVWRNYDDIQDSWGSVLSILDWFVDNQDILQPVAGPGHWNDPDMLLIGNFGLSFEQARAQMALWTVLAAPLFMSTDLRTISAQNMDILQNPLMIKINQDPLGIQGRRILKEKFHIEVFMRPLASEARALVFFSRRTDIPYHYHSSLAQLNFNSSDTYEAQNVYTGDVISGLHSTTNFTVTINPSGVVMWYLYPIRKLGTPQH comes from the exons ATGTTGCTGAAGACAG TGGTCTTGCTGGCCCTGGTGGCCCAGGTGCTGGTGCTAGAGAACGGGCTCCTGCGGAAGCCACCTATGGGCTGGCTGGCTTGGGAACGCTTTCGCTGCAACACTGACTGTGATGAGGACCCGAAGAACTGCATCAG TGAGCGGCTCTTCTTGGAGATGGCCGACCACCTGGCACAGGATGGATGGCGGGACCTAGGCTACACATACCTTAACATCGACGACTGCTGGATTGGTGGGCGTGACGCTAAAGGCCACCTGATACCTGACCCAAAGCGGTTCCCCAACGGCATTGCCTTCCTGGCTGACTAT GCTCACTCCCTGGGTCTGAAGCTGGGCATCTACGAGGACATGGGCAACTTCACTTGCATGGGCTACCCAGGCACCACGCTAGACAAGGTGATTCAGGATGCTCAAACCTTTGCCGAGTGGAAGGTGGACATGCTGAAGTTGGATGGCTGCTTTTCGACCCCCGAGGAGCGGGCCAAGG GGTACCCCATGATGGCAGCTGCCCTGAATGCCACAGGCCGCCCCATTGCCTTCTCCTGCAGTTGGCCAGCCTATGAAGGGGGACTTCCTCCAAAG GTGAACTACACTCTGCTGACAGAAATCTGCAACGTCTGGCGCAACTATGACGACATCCAGGACTCCTGGGGTAGTGTGCTCTCCATCCTGGACTGGTTTGTGGACAACCAGGACATACTGCAGCCGGTGGCAGGCCCCGGGCACTGGAATGACCCAGACATG CTGCTCATAGGGAACTTTGGCCTCAGCTTTGAGCAAGCCCGGGCCCAGATGGCCCTATGGACAGTGCTAGCAGCCCCCCTCTTCATGTCCACGGACCTGCGTACCATCTCTGCCCAGAACATGGACATTCTGCAGAATCCACTCATGATTAAAATCAACCAGGATCCCTTGGGCATCCAGGGACGCAGGATTCTCAAG GAAAAATTCCACATTGAAGTGTTCATGCGGCCCCTGGCCAGTGAGGCCAGAGCCTTAGTCTTCTTCAGCCGCCGGACGGATATACCGTATCACTACCACTCATCCCTCGCCCAGCTGAACTTCAACAGCTCCGACACGTATGAG GCCCAGAACGTCTACACGGGTGATGTCATCAGTGGTCTCCACTCTACAACCAACTTCACAGTGACCATCAACCCCTCAGGGGTAGTGATGTGGTACCTGTATCCCATCAGGAAGCTGGGGACGCCCCAGCACTAA